CCCCCAGGCAAAGCAGGCCCCTCCCTTCCCGCAGCCCCAGCCTTGGGGTGCCCACTGCAGCCCCCACCCGGGGTCTTAAGAGAGACTAAACAAGATTAAGGAAGGCCGCACTTGGCAGCAGACTgaccaggaaggagagaggcGGGAAGCCCCGCTGGCCACAGGGCAGCTCCCGGGAATCATCTTTAATGGGAGTCCTCCCAGCAACCAGGTAGTGGTCTACACTGTAGTGTGTGAGTCTCTGGCCCCCAAGCGACAGCTCTGGTGCGAGGAGACAAGATCCACATAGGAGAGTGGAGGTCCCCTTGGGGCCACACCTCGTGTAACAATTCCATAGGCATAGATTCCAGGTCCCCGCGAGGGACATGCCCAGTTCCAAGCATTGCCACATTCAGGGGAGCCCAGAGCAGCGGCTTCCCATGAGGTATTTATGGTGACCTGTACTTCCTCCCAGTACCTACGTAGTTTACCACCAGgagagatttttatcataaacggtGTTGCCCTGGTAATGCAGCTGACGTCACACCTCTCTCAGGTTTCCAGAGGATCAGAGCCAGCAAGTTAACCCAAGGTCAAATTTGCCCTTAGAGAAGGGGAAGGGTTGGGTTACCCTTTATCCATACAAACTCCCTTGCACCTGGAGGTTGAAGAAGGCCAGGCTTCCCAGGATGGCCGGGCAGGATGGAGGAACAAGCCCAGTCCAGGAGCCGGAAGCCTGGATTCATATCTAGGTCTCACCACTGAcatgctgtgtgatcttgagcaagtcgtatctctctgggcctcagttttcctaatCTGTGACATGGACCAGTAGTGCTTCCTTTGCAGGAATGTTGTGTAGACTAGAAAGACCATGGATAAAGTCCCTAGCCCAGGGTAGGGCTCTAAACATTGGAGCTAGCTAGCATCCTGTGAATTATTAGAAGCATTTAAGTCTATAGGACCCCTGAGAGGACTCGGGGTCCCAGATTCAAATCCTGAATTTGAATCCGCATTCAAATTCAGATTCTTCCTGGCTGTGGGACTTTAccacctctccaagcctcatcTGCCAAAGGGGCTGATTTTTCCTCTCTATCTGCAGGATGAGGGTTCCTGGGGGCCGAATGAGACCCATCATGTGCAGGGCCTTTATCAGCCAGAAGGGGCCCTGCAGGTGTGGTTATTTTAGGGACCCCAGAACAAAGGTGGGGCCACTCTTGAAAGCCTAAGGGAGTCTCTGGCAATTGCATGGGCTCTCAAAGGCTGAGCAAGCATGTCAGGCACCGCTGGCGTAAGGAACGGGCGACCTGTTCTACCTCTGCTTCCAACAGTGAACAGAATATTCTACGGAGCTCCACCAGGTCATGCCAACCCCATCCTGCAACCTGGTTCTGGGGCTGCCTCAGCCACATCTGGGACAGAGGGAGACAGCCTGCCCGTTACAGGCCTCTGCCTGCTTTTAGGACGTTGCCTGCGAGATATGGGAGAGGAACAGCAGTGATAATCCTCCTTCTCTAAGGATCAGGTCCAGCCAAGCCATGTGGGGAGGCTGGCCCTGGAAATAGACCAGAGGCAtaggtgtggggggggggggttgggggagaggacTCTGACTTTGCGCCAGAGGTGTCCTCTGGAAACCCAGGGATGGGCCTGAACGGAACAGCAAGATCAGGGCACAGTTGACAAGTGCCAGTGTCCGCCCACCCCGTCCCCTCAACCCCATCCTATCGTTTTCTCCCCATGCTCCGCCCCTCCAGCTGGTGAACATCGGCTCCTCCTACAACTACGGCAGCGAGGACCAGGCAGAGTTCCTGTGCGTGGTGTCCAAGGAGCTGTACAGCTCCCCGCACGGGCTGAGCTCCGAGTCCAGCCGCAAAACCAAGGTGAGCCCTCTGCCAAAACCAAGGGCAGCCTCTTCCCTGCCCCGACCTCGgcctccctgcctttcctccctcccctcgctGACCTCCACCTAGCCATCCGTGCTTCTTTTTCCCTCCCGCTGCACACGCCTGATCCCCTGGTCACAGCCGATGCCATCCATCCCATGCCACCCACCGTCCTGCCTGCTCACGCCAGTTACCCAGGCCCAGACTTGGGGGGCAATGAGATGAGATTATCCCCAGGGCGCGGCGAGAGTGGACTTAGATGCCACTTGGATGGTGGTCACATGGTGGCCACGGGGCAGCTTGGCACAAGGGGGAGTGCACTGGACTAGGGGTCTGGGCGTTGTGTGAGCGCTCTGTGTGACCTAGGACAAGTCCCGCCCCCTCTGGGCACCTTGGTTGTGTTCTCAGAGAAGTGAGAGGGGTGGACCACCAGCTTGGAACTTCTGGGATCCAAAGGGCCAATTTATTTcccaggggcctgggctggggcagggaagccGAATCCGCTAATCCTGCCCCTCCCGCAGGCTCCCTCCTAGGACTCAGCAGCAGAGGGGTCTGGAGCCCTTGGGGTCCGGCCCTGTGTCTCCACCCTGGCCTGTGAGGCAGTATCAgctggctggggggagggggctaaTCGGAGGTCCTGCCAGCCTGGACCCAGAGCCGATCGGAAGCCTGAGGGGCCTTTGGTAGGACCAGTGGGGCAGGCAGCTAGGCAGGCTGGGAAGAAGGGAGACCGTTCCTTCTAGGAGCCTGTCCCTATGTGCTGGAGACTTAGGAACTCCGCTTCCCGTCTGGCTGTCTGCCTCCCTGGGCTGTGacttcccctgcccaccccgcccccatcGGGGCCAGTGGCCGGCACGGCCTTGCAAGGGTGCAAGGTGAGCTTGCCGCTCCTGCGTCTCTGGGAGAGGCCTCAGGACCTGGGATGCCAGAGCCTGGTGCTGACGTCTCAGGTCTGGCTGGTGTCTGCCCTGGGCCTTCCCTGGCCTCACTTCGACTCTGGGTCGGTCCTCCTAAAACGAGGCCTTCCCAGGCAGCCCTCAAGGCTACCCTAGCCACacacccacccccttcctctTACACCCCTCACCTAGCCTTGCTCCACGTCCCAGCAGCCAGGCCAATCCGGGAGCATCCTCAGCCCGACCCCACGCTCTGCTGGttcccccaggcccctcccaggctTCCCAAGGGATCCGACAAGATGCCCCAGCTTCTGTGGCTGTAGCGCTCCCCTCCCCGGGAGGTCCCCCTTGCCCATCCCCTTCACGCTGAGATGGGGGCCCGCGGGGACGGCCACCAGCGGGCCCTGGCCCCCTCGTTAGCTCTGCGCTCTTTCTTCCCTGGGTCTGCCGGCTGGTTCACAGCGCGCGGAGGAGCAGCTGGAGGAGCGACagcaggaggtggaggtggaggtggcacAGGTGCAGGTGGAGGCAGATGCACAGGAGAAAGGTGCAGCCAACCCCCAAGGAGAACGATTGCTAATAAAAGCCGGTGCCTCCCGCCCGCTCCCGGCTGGAGCCCGCCGCAGAACCTGGGGTCCCGGGACGGCCGAGGGGGGCGGGCCCACCAGGGTTAGCTCAGCCGCGTGCCTGGCGCCTCACCTGCATAACCATCccttctctcactttctctttgcAGCCCAGCCATCTCAGGATCCCGCTAACCTTTTCTCCCTCTCACcaccgcctcctcctcctcctccgcttCCCGCCGGAGGTCCTGCCTCATCTTCAtccacctcttcttcctcctggatCTCATCTAcaccctgcctcttccctctctgcccctgTCCGGGTTTTCTCTCTGCCTGCTCACACCTCCATCCCGGGGCTGCTGTGGTCCCAGCCTCCTGTGCCCTCCACCCAGGTGCCCCGGCCCCGCATCCCAGAGCATCCCGCCTGCCGCCTCCTGCACCCCTTCTGGCACCTCCCGCCTCCGGGCCCGGGGAGGAGGGGCACAGCTGCACCTCCTTGGTGCCCGCCGACCCCGCCGGGCACATCTGAGGTCGGGCCGC
The genomic region above belongs to Balaenoptera musculus isolate JJ_BM4_2016_0621 chromosome 10, mBalMus1.pri.v3, whole genome shotgun sequence and contains:
- the KCTD17 gene encoding BTB/POZ domain-containing protein KCTD17 isoform X4 → MQTLGRAMRMEAREAAPPAGAGGWSKWVRLNVGGTVFLTTRQTLCREQKSFLSRLCQGEELQSDRDETGAYLIDRDPTYFGPILNFLRHGKLVLDKDMAEEGVLEEAEFYNIGPLIRIIKDRMEEKDYTVTQVPPKHVYRVLQCQEEELTQMVSTMSDGWRFEQLVNIGSSYNYGSEDQAEFLCVVSKELYSSPHGLSSESSRKTKRAEEQLEERQQEVEVEVAQVQVEADAQEKAQPSQDPANLFSLSPPPPPPPPLPAGGPASSSSTSSSSWISSTPCLFPLCPCPGFLSACSHLHPGAAVVPASCALHPGAPAPHPRASRLPPPAPLLAPPASGPGEEGHSCTSLVPADPAGHI
- the KCTD17 gene encoding BTB/POZ domain-containing protein KCTD17 isoform X2 — translated: MQTLGRAMRMEAREAAPPAGAGGWSKWVRLNVGGTVFLTTRQTLCREQKSFLSRLCQGEELQSDRDETGAYLIDRDPTYFGPILNFLRHGKLVLDKDMAEEGVLEEAEFYNIGPLIRIIKDRMEEKDYTVTQVPPKHVYRVLQCQEEELTQMVSTMSDGWRFEQLVNIGSSYNYGSEDQAEFLCVVSKELYSSPHGLSSESSRKTKLCALSSLGLPAGSQRAEEQLEERQQEVEVEVAQVQVEADAQEKAQPSQDPANLFSLSPPPPPPPPLPAGGPASSSSTSSSSWISSTPCLFPLCPCPGFLSACSHLHPGAAVVPASCALHPGAPAPHPRASRLPPPAPLLAPPASGPGEEGHSCTSLVPADPAGHI